In Planctomycetia bacterium, the sequence CCTGCAAGACCGATCAGCATGATCATGGAGAAACGAGTGATGTGCATGGAAACTCCCTCTGCTGCTACACCCCCAGGTCGCGGATGGTGCAGATGGTACGAAACTGAATACCCAGCGCTTCAAACCGTTCACGTGCTCCCTGCAGACGGTCCACGATACCTACCACAGCGATCACCTTCGCGCCGGCTTCCTGCACTGCTTCGATAGCAGTCATCACCGAACCACCTGTCGTGAACACATCTTCCACAATAACCACTTTGCCGCCAACAGGCAAAACCCCTTCCACGGTTTTTTGCAAGCCATGCGTTTTGGCTTCTTTGCGGATGAAGAAGCCTTCCATTTCTTTGCCCATTTTGTCGTAATGCATGGTGACTGCAACAGTAAGTGGCAATGCACCAACCGCAGGTCCACCAATAGCCTGCATCGGCAGGTCTTTGGTGAGTTCATACAGGGCTTCACCAATCAGTGTTGCCGAGGGCCCATGCAGAAACAAAGACCGGGCATCGATGTAATAACTCGATTTCTGTCCCGAAGCCAGTGTAACTTCTTGGTGTATCACTGCCCGTTGTTTGATGAGTTCCAGCAATCTTTCACGTGATGTCATTTTCATTGTCTCTTGATCTCGTTTGCCTCAAGCCCAAGGACTGCAGTCCGCGGGTTTACATTCCCAGGCTGGCTTTACACAAATCATACCCACAGATCATGATACCCAGATCAGCACATAAGTGGGCCACCCAGGCGCCCCACAATGAACCGGTGTATTGGTAAATACAGCACCAGACAAACCCGCCAAAACCAATGCAGAAGCTGAAGGCAATCACCAATATCAGACCCAGATCGCCCGGCAGATACGCGTACAGCACCAGAATATGATGCAGCATGAAACCAATGGAACTGATGATGGCAGCTTTCAACCAGGGCATGGTGAACCGAAGATGCCCGAAAATAAACCATCGCCAGTAATACTCTTCATAGGCTGAGTGCACTATCGTCAGGAAAATGGCCAGAAACAGGAATGTGGTAGCTGAATCAACCCCAGCATCATCCAGTTTCTTCTGTACAAGCATTGCAGTTTCCGACATGATCGGCATATGCTTGAGCCAGAGAAAATAGAGCAGCAGCATGGCGGTTAGTGTCAATAAGCCGAAATCCAGCCCGAGTTTCCAGGAAAGTTGCCGCCTTGGTTTAGGCAAGCCGTTAACTTCATAAGTATT encodes:
- a CDS encoding CPBP family intramembrane metalloprotease — translated: MRSFSWKSDGLVIGVALLAPTLMTWLYFYVLAGQGMFTRVLYGSSKVVLGLLPVVWYLYRRHRAMRANTYEVNGLPKPRRQLSWKLGLDFGLLTLTAMLLLYFLWLKHMPIMSETAMLVQKKLDDAGVDSATTFLFLAIFLTIVHSAYEEYYWRWFIFGHLRFTMPWLKAAIISSIGFMLHHILVLYAYLPGDLGLILVIAFSFCIGFGGFVWCCIYQYTGSLWGAWVAHLCADLGIMICGYDLCKASLGM
- the pyrE gene encoding orotate phosphoribosyltransferase gives rise to the protein MTSRERLLELIKQRAVIHQEVTLASGQKSSYYIDARSLFLHGPSATLIGEALYELTKDLPMQAIGGPAVGALPLTVAVTMHYDKMGKEMEGFFIRKEAKTHGLQKTVEGVLPVGGKVVIVEDVFTTGGSVMTAIEAVQEAGAKVIAVVGIVDRLQGARERFEALGIQFRTICTIRDLGV